Proteins co-encoded in one Brassica rapa cultivar Chiifu-401-42 chromosome A02, CAAS_Brap_v3.01, whole genome shotgun sequence genomic window:
- the LOC103851166 gene encoding uncharacterized protein LOC103851166 → MDYMDSETQEPDDLPYLETEYDMPPPLAAECKSFKWKIEVIDTAGKIEGKMITSKEVWKIQNSKVIVHFDEVSGQPIGESGGLLGSWLGQLSNDVNLLPINYSDWRMVNPHIKNKVWEVIQSKFWFDDPATRKVFVMSALGSRCKDVKLRLWKEYKRDSLSETLLNRPENVPENQWGHFVHMRFTEKWKKMQERNTESQKKNIMPHVCGRKSFSRKRNDITIKTGKRPCRAEFFIETRTKPNGSFVCEEAKTRAEKLTTLLGQKSHVTNNAIASLDDEYAQVFGPERPGRVRCVGRGPTPSKLVNHSPVTRQEIENSEMVIDLKSQVKELSDQVKGMTTFIQQVIGTSTGEQARVWASSFAVAFANIPNPAFANVPSPPNPNQERSDDAVRD, encoded by the exons ATGGATTACATGGACTCAGAAACACAAGAACCAGATGATTTACCATATCTGGAAACAGAGTACGACATGCCTCCTCCACTTGCTGCCGAATGCAAAAGTTTCAAATGGAAAATAGAAGTTATAG aTACTGCTGGGAAAATCGAAGGCAAAATGATAACATCAAAAGAAGTTTGGAAAATTCAAAATAGCAAAGTGATTGTTCATTTTGACGAAGTTAGTGGCCAGCCAATCGGAGAGTCGGGAGGTCTACTAGGGTCATGGTTAGGTCAACTAAGCAATGATGTGAATTTGCTACCCATTAACTACAGTGACTGGAGAATGGTTAATCCtcacataaaaaataaagtctGGGAAGTAATACAG tcCAAATTCTGGTTTGATGATCCAGCGACGAGAAAAGTGTTTGTGATGAGTGCATTAGGTAGCAGATGCAAAGATGTCAAACTACGTCTTTGGAAAGAATACAAGCGAGACAGTCTAAGTGAGACATTGCTCAATCGACCAGAAAATGTTCCTGAAAATCAATGGGGTCATTTCGTTCACATGAGATTCACTGAAAAGTGGAAG AAAATGCAAGAGAGGAATACAGAAagccaaaagaaaaatatcatgCCTCATGTATGTGGAAGAAAAAGTTTTTCAAGGAAAAGAAATGATATT ACAATCAAGACTGGAAAACGACCATGTCGAGCAGAGTTTTTTATCGAGACTCGTACAAAACCTAATGGAAGCTTTGTATGTGAAGAAGCAAAAACACGGGCG GAAAAACTTACGACGTTGTTGGGCCAAAAGTCACATGTGACAAACAATGCTATTGCTAGTTTGGATGATGAATATGCACAAGTTTTTGGTCCAGAGCGTCCAGGACGAGTACGGTGTGTTGGTCGTGGACCTACACCTTCAAAATTAGTGAACCATTCACCTGTTACGAGACAAGAGATAGAGAATTCAGAAATGGTTATTGACCTGAAGTCACAAGTGAAAGAATTATCAGATCAAGTCAAGGGAATGACTACATTCATCCAACAAGTAATTGGTACTTCAACTGGTGAACag GCAAGAGTATGGGCTTCAAGTTTTGCTGTAGCTTTTGCTAACATACCAAACCCAGCTTTTGCCAACGTACCATCTCCACCAAATCCAAATCAg GAACGGAGTGATGATGCTGTTAGAGACTAA
- the LOC103851167 gene encoding NAC domain-containing protein 87, giving the protein MAVVVEEGVVLNHGGEELVDLPPGFRFHPTDEEIITFYLKEKVLDSRFTAVAMGEADLNKCEPWDLPKRAKMGEKEFYFFCQRDRKYPTGMRTNRATESGYWKATGKDKEIFKGKGCLVGMKKTLVFYRGRAPRGEKTNWVMHEYRLDGKYSHHNLPKSARDEWVVCRVFHKNNPSTTTPQMTRMPIENLTRMDSLENIDHLLDFSSLPSLMDPSFMGQHDQHNFKPINPPTYNISSPIQPHHFNCNYQSIFNHQGYGSASGSGSTYNNNKEMIKMEPSLVSVSQETCLSSDVNATTTIEVSSGPVMKQEMSMTGMVNGSKSYEDLCDLRGVLWDY; this is encoded by the exons ATGGCGGTTGTTGTTGAAGAAGGCGTGGTGTTGAATCATGGAGGTGAAGAGCTTGTGGATTTACCACCTGGATTCAGGTTTCATCCAACAGACGAGGAGATCATAACATTCTACCTCAAAGAAAAGGTTTTAGACAGCCGATTCACGGCTGTGGCCATGGGTGAAGCAGATCTCAACAAGTGTGAGCCCTGGGATTTGCCGA AGAGAGCAAAGATGGGGGAGAAAGAGTTTTACTTCTTCTGTCAAAGGGACAGGAAGTACCCGACCGGGATGAGGACGAACCGTGCGACCGAGTCCGGGTATTGGAAAGCGACCGGGAAGGATAAGGAGATCTTCAAAGGCAAAGGTTGTCTCGTTGGGATGAAGAAAACACTTGTGTTTTATAGAGGAAGAGCTCCACGAGGTGAAAAGACTAATTGGGTCATGCATGAATATCGTCTTGATGGCAAATATTCTCATCACAATCTCCCCAAATCCGCAAGG GACGAGTGGGTCGTGTGTAGGGTTTTTCACAAGAACAATCCTTCCACTACAACCCCACAAATGACAAGAATGCCCATTGAAAATCTCACAAGAATGGATTCTCTAGAGAACATTGATCATCTCCTAGACTTCTCATCTCTTCCTTCTCTCATGGATCCGAGTTTCATGGGTCAACACGACCAACACAACTTCAAACCTATCAACCCTCCTACCTATAACATCTCGTCACCAATCCAACCCCATCACTTCAACTGTAATTACCAATCAATATTTAACCACCAGGGTTATGGTTCTGCTTCTGGTTCCGGTTCTACATACAACAACAATAAGGAGATGATAAAGATGGAGCCGTCGCTTGTTAGTGTATCTCAAGAAACCTGTCTGAGCTCAGATGTGAACGCTACCACGACCATTGAGGTATCTTCGGGTCCGGTAATGAAGCAAGAGATGAGTATGACGGGAATGGTGAATGGTAGCAAGTCATATGAAGATTTATGTGACCTGAGGGGGGTCTTATGGGACTACTGA